A stretch of the Poseidonibacter antarcticus genome encodes the following:
- the pckA gene encoding phosphoenolpyruvate carboxykinase (ATP) codes for MSEIKDSLGLENVGMVRRNLDVDTLIEHAVENEGAKVSSSGALMIDTGIFTGRSPKDKFFVNQDPSNKYIAWGDINHKVSKEVYEELLVTSKKQLSNKDLYVTDVYCGASLDSRKSVRFITEVAWQAHFIQNMFIMPETQEEIDNFVPDFTIYNSCKTVDMAYASHNLHSEVFVVFNVEDNVAIIGGTWYAGEMKKGVFSMMNYWLPLEGKLAMHCSANIGEDGDTALFFGLSGTGKTTLSTDPKRALIGDDEHGWDDHGVFNFEGGCYAKVINLDESSEPEIFNAIKKGAILENVVADENGVVDYSNASKTENTRVSYPLNHIVNHTPDMMGGHPTNIIFLCADAFGVLPPVAKLDKQQAMYYFLSGYTAKVAGTERGITEPVATFSSCFGEAFLPLNPTVYAELLGQKIDRHNVNVFLVNTGWTGGAYGVGTRMTIKNTRACINAILDGSINDSEFETLSTFNLKIPKTLNGVETKVLNPRNTWANKAEYDETKSRLASMYIENFKKYLTLESEYDFTAAGPIL; via the coding sequence ATGTCTGAAATTAAAGACTCTTTAGGTTTAGAAAATGTGGGAATGGTTAGAAGAAATCTTGATGTGGATACATTAATAGAACATGCAGTTGAAAATGAAGGTGCAAAAGTATCTTCATCTGGTGCATTAATGATTGATACTGGTATATTTACAGGTAGAAGTCCTAAAGATAAGTTTTTTGTTAATCAAGATCCATCAAATAAATATATTGCATGGGGTGATATAAATCATAAAGTATCTAAAGAAGTTTATGAAGAATTATTAGTTACTTCAAAAAAACAATTAAGTAACAAAGATTTATATGTTACAGATGTGTATTGTGGTGCATCATTAGATTCAAGAAAATCTGTTAGATTTATTACTGAAGTTGCATGGCAGGCTCATTTTATTCAGAATATGTTTATTATGCCTGAAACACAAGAGGAAATAGATAATTTTGTTCCAGACTTTACAATTTATAATTCTTGTAAAACTGTTGATATGGCATATGCTAGTCATAATTTACATTCAGAAGTATTTGTTGTATTTAATGTAGAAGATAATGTAGCAATTATTGGTGGAACTTGGTATGCTGGTGAGATGAAAAAAGGTGTTTTCTCAATGATGAATTATTGGCTTCCTTTAGAAGGTAAGTTGGCAATGCATTGTTCTGCTAATATTGGAGAAGATGGTGATACTGCTTTATTCTTTGGTTTATCAGGAACTGGTAAAACTACACTTTCTACTGATCCTAAAAGAGCTTTAATTGGTGATGATGAGCATGGTTGGGATGATCATGGTGTGTTTAACTTTGAAGGGGGATGTTACGCAAAAGTAATTAATCTTGATGAAAGTTCTGAACCTGAAATTTTTAATGCTATAAAAAAAGGTGCAATTTTAGAAAATGTTGTTGCTGATGAAAATGGTGTTGTTGATTATTCAAATGCTTCAAAAACTGAAAATACAAGAGTTTCTTATCCTTTAAATCATATAGTAAATCATACACCAGATATGATGGGTGGACACCCTACTAATATTATATTCTTATGTGCTGATGCATTTGGAGTTTTACCTCCAGTTGCAAAACTTGATAAACAACAAGCTATGTATTACTTTTTAAGTGGATATACTGCTAAAGTTGCCGGAACAGAAAGAGGTATTACTGAACCAGTTGCAACATTCTCATCTTGTTTTGGAGAAGCTTTTTTACCATTAAATCCTACTGTTTACGCAGAATTATTAGGTCAAAAAATTGATAGACATAATGTAAATGTTTTTCTTGTTAATACAGGATGGACAGGTGGTGCTTATGGTGTTGGAACAAGAATGACTATTAAAAATACTAGAGCTTGTATTAATGCAATTTTAGATGGATCTATTAATGATTCAGAGTTTGAAACTTTATCAACTTTTAATTTAAAAATTCCAAAAACGCTAAATGGTGTTGAAACTAAGGTTTTAAATCCTAGAAATACTTGGGCTAATAAAGCAGAATATGATGAAACAAAAAGTAGATTAGCTTCAATGTATATTGAAAACTTTAAAAAATATTTAACTTTGGAAAGTGAATATGATTTCACTGCTGCAGGACCAATTTTATAA
- a CDS encoding sodium ion-translocating decarboxylase subunit beta, translating into MKKSLFISIFLLMSFFSFSASASTTTVVDADTQSEEYQSKSMTQLIGSFYQTTGLSAILSPKEGVKDSHGNDMSIFAQSSGRVIMILICFLLFYLAIKKGFEPLLLIPIGFGGILANIPIANIAGDHGMLGIIYNMGIANEFFPLLIFMGVGAMTDFGPLLANPKTALLGGAAQFGIFGSLVGAVVLSQYAPGIDFTLQQAAAISIIGGADGPTSIFIASALAPELLGAIAVAAYSYMALVPVIQPPIMRLFTNDAERKIRMKSTRKVSKLEKMVFPLVVLTLTLLILPDASPLIGALCFGNFAKESGVVDRLSDTMQNALINIVTIFLGLGVGSKLASEQFLVVETMGIMAIGLLAFAAGTAMGVLMAKVMNLLSSKDNQINPLIGAAGVSAVPMAARVVSKEGQQYDSSNILLMHAMGPNVAGVIGSAVAAGVLLSIFK; encoded by the coding sequence ATGAAAAAAAGTTTATTTATTTCTATTTTCCTTTTAATGAGTTTCTTCTCTTTTAGTGCATCAGCATCAACGACTACAGTAGTTGATGCTGATACTCAAAGTGAAGAATATCAATCAAAAAGTATGACACAACTTATTGGGTCTTTTTATCAAACTACAGGATTAAGTGCAATTCTTAGTCCTAAAGAAGGTGTAAAAGATTCGCACGGTAATGATATGAGTATCTTCGCACAAAGTAGCGGTAGAGTTATCATGATTCTTATTTGTTTTTTACTATTTTATCTTGCAATTAAAAAAGGTTTTGAACCATTACTACTAATTCCAATTGGATTTGGTGGAATTTTAGCAAATATTCCAATCGCAAATATAGCAGGTGACCATGGAATGCTTGGAATTATTTATAATATGGGTATTGCAAATGAGTTCTTCCCATTACTTATATTTATGGGTGTTGGGGCTATGACAGATTTTGGTCCATTATTAGCAAATCCAAAAACAGCATTACTAGGTGGTGCAGCACAATTTGGTATTTTTGGTTCATTAGTTGGAGCGGTTGTTCTTTCTCAATATGCACCAGGAATTGATTTTACATTACAACAAGCAGCTGCAATTTCAATTATTGGAGGGGCTGATGGTCCAACTTCAATATTTATTGCATCTGCTTTGGCACCTGAATTACTTGGTGCAATTGCAGTTGCCGCTTATTCTTATATGGCTTTAGTTCCAGTTATTCAACCTCCTATTATGAGATTGTTTACAAATGATGCTGAACGAAAAATAAGAATGAAATCAACAAGAAAAGTTTCAAAATTAGAAAAAATGGTCTTTCCTCTTGTTGTTTTAACTTTAACATTATTAATCTTGCCAGATGCCTCTCCACTTATTGGTGCACTTTGTTTTGGAAATTTTGCTAAAGAATCAGGTGTTGTTGATAGACTTTCTGATACAATGCAAAATGCTTTAATAAATATTGTAACAATATTCTTAGGATTAGGAGTAGGATCAAAACTTGCTTCAGAACAATTCTTAGTTGTAGAGACTATGGGTATTATGGCAATAGGATTATTAGCATTTGCAGCAGGTACTGCTATGGGTGTTTTAATGGCAAAAGTTATGAACTTATTAAGTTCAAAAGACAATCAGATCAATCCTTTAATTGGAGCAGCTGGAGTATCAGCTGTACCAATGGCAGCAAGGGTTGTAAGTAAAGAAGGTCAACAATATGATTCATCGAACATTTTATTAATGCATGCGATGGGTCCTAATGTTGCTGGGGTAATTGGGTCAGCCGTTGCAGCGGGTGTACTTTTATCAATATTTAAATAA
- a CDS encoding bifunctional 3,4-dihydroxy-2-butanone 4-phosphate synthase/GTP cyclohydrolase II, with the protein MNAIQRVKEAILEIQKGNMVIMLDDEDRENEGDLVYAAALSTPQKVNFMATNAKGLICVSVTKETANKLELNPMVKANTSSYETAFTVSVDAVDALTGISAGERDDTIKILANPISNAAQLVRPGHIFPLIAKDGGVLVRTGHTEGSVDLCKLAGLNGEAVICEIMKEDGTMARRDDLDIFANKHNMKQIYISDLVEYRLSHEKLVEEVSNENTLFFGTTTLKKEFKDHLGNIHTAILFGETNEITHVKFHTVIPDLDLFLNDEKLNSMLKTINFLQSKGGILIFLSNDATSKESQKDFGIGAQILNTLNIKQIKLMTSGGKHSFVGLNGFGLEIIEEIQIEC; encoded by the coding sequence ATGAATGCAATACAAAGAGTGAAAGAAGCTATTTTAGAAATTCAAAAAGGTAATATGGTTATTATGCTTGATGATGAAGATAGAGAAAATGAAGGTGACCTTGTTTATGCAGCAGCGTTAAGCACTCCACAAAAAGTAAATTTTATGGCAACAAATGCAAAAGGTTTAATTTGTGTATCAGTTACAAAAGAGACTGCAAATAAATTAGAACTTAATCCAATGGTTAAAGCGAATACATCGTCATATGAAACAGCATTTACTGTTTCTGTTGATGCTGTTGATGCATTAACTGGAATTAGTGCAGGGGAAAGAGATGATACTATTAAAATTTTAGCAAATCCCATTTCAAATGCTGCACAACTTGTACGACCAGGACATATATTCCCTTTAATTGCAAAGGATGGTGGAGTACTAGTAAGAACAGGGCATACAGAAGGAAGTGTAGATTTATGTAAGTTAGCTGGACTTAATGGTGAAGCAGTTATTTGTGAGATCATGAAAGAAGATGGAACAATGGCTAGACGTGATGATTTAGATATTTTTGCAAATAAACATAATATGAAACAAATTTATATTTCTGATTTAGTTGAATATAGATTATCACATGAAAAATTAGTAGAAGAAGTTTCAAATGAGAATACATTATTTTTTGGAACTACTACACTAAAGAAAGAATTTAAAGATCATTTAGGAAATATTCATACAGCTATATTATTTGGTGAGACAAATGAAATAACACATGTTAAATTTCATACTGTAATCCCTGATTTAGATCTCTTCTTAAATGATGAGAAATTAAATTCAATGCTTAAAACAATAAATTTTTTACAATCAAAAGGTGGAATTTTAATTTTTCTAAGTAATGATGCAACATCAAAAGAATCTCAAAAAGATTTTGGAATAGGGGCACAAATATTAAATACACTTAATATTAAACAAATTAAATTAATGACAAGCGGTGGAAAACATTCATTTGTTGGTTTAAATGGATTTGGACTAGAAATAATTGAAGAAATTCAAATAGAGTGTTAA
- a CDS encoding OadG family protein: protein MEINLVTEAFKFMLLGMGVVFSFLVIMIFVLKAQAALLTKYFPEKKIEAIKRPPATASSNEAAKVAAIVAAVQHHKNLKG from the coding sequence ATGGAAATAAACTTAGTTACGGAAGCATTTAAATTTATGTTATTAGGGATGGGTGTTGTATTCTCATTTTTAGTTATTATGATTTTTGTGCTTAAAGCTCAGGCGGCATTATTAACAAAATATTTTCCCGAAAAGAAAATAGAAGCAATTAAAAGGCCTCCCGCAACTGCTTCATCTAATGAAGCTGCGAAGGTGGCTGCTATAGTTGCAGCTGTTCAACATCATAAAAATCTAAAAGGTTAA
- a CDS encoding biotin/lipoyl-containing protein has translation MSKKYIDVMDTTFRDGFQSVFGGRVLMNDFFPAVEAAKDAGITHFEFGGGARFQSLFFYLQENAFEMMDKFREIVGPDANLQTLARGINTVMLDTGSRELIDLHAKMFAKHGTSTIRNFDALNDVQNLEYSAECIKKYGVNHEVVVTLMDLPPGCTGAHDVAFYEKTLRQILDSGLPYDSLCFKDASGTSSPQKVYETIQMARKLVGNDTHIRLHTHETAGVSVACYLAALDAGADGIDLAASPVSGGTSQPDILTMLHAVKGKNYDLGGLEIEKILKYQEVLGHQLKDYFIPPEATQVSPLIPFSPMPGGALTANTQMMRDNGTLHKFPEVIKAMREVVEKGGYGTSVTPVSQFYWQQAYANVMFGPWKQIAPGYGKMVLGYFGKTPVAPDEKIVALAAEKLKMEPTKENPLDIADRDEKKKISVWKQRLEIEGIEASEENIFIAAACDEKGIAFLKGESPLNIRKNDSACENDKDCNLGENKNMSNANGNYTVVVDGQKFNVSIAEGNADIQVTPVTSNSNTASAPVSSNGEGVEVPAVVNGAVWKILVKEGDKVEKDQQIMILEAMKMEIDINAPEAGTITKILVAANDAVEEGQTLAIIG, from the coding sequence ATGTCGAAAAAGTATATAGATGTTATGGATACTACATTTAGAGATGGATTTCAATCTGTCTTTGGAGGTAGAGTTTTAATGAATGACTTTTTCCCAGCTGTAGAAGCTGCGAAAGATGCGGGTATAACTCATTTTGAGTTTGGTGGTGGAGCTAGGTTCCAATCTTTATTTTTCTACTTACAAGAAAATGCATTTGAAATGATGGATAAATTCAGAGAAATTGTTGGTCCAGATGCAAACTTACAAACACTAGCTCGTGGTATCAATACAGTAATGTTAGATACAGGTTCTAGAGAACTAATAGACTTACATGCAAAAATGTTCGCAAAACATGGTACTTCAACAATAAGAAATTTTGATGCTCTAAATGATGTTCAAAATTTAGAGTACTCAGCTGAATGTATTAAGAAGTATGGGGTAAATCATGAAGTTGTTGTTACTCTTATGGATTTACCTCCAGGATGTACGGGTGCACATGATGTTGCTTTCTATGAAAAAACACTAAGACAAATTTTAGATAGTGGACTTCCTTATGATTCTCTTTGTTTTAAAGATGCATCAGGAACTTCATCTCCTCAAAAAGTATATGAAACTATTCAGATGGCTAGAAAACTAGTTGGAAATGATACTCATATTAGATTACATACACATGAAACAGCTGGTGTATCAGTTGCTTGTTATTTAGCTGCTTTAGATGCAGGTGCAGATGGTATTGATTTAGCAGCAAGTCCAGTTTCAGGTGGAACTTCTCAACCAGATATTTTAACTATGTTACATGCTGTAAAAGGTAAAAACTATGATCTTGGTGGTTTAGAAATTGAAAAAATTCTTAAATATCAAGAAGTTTTAGGTCACCAATTAAAAGACTACTTTATCCCACCAGAAGCAACGCAAGTTTCTCCTTTAATTCCATTTTCACCAATGCCAGGTGGAGCTTTAACTGCTAATACTCAAATGATGAGAGATAATGGAACTTTACATAAATTTCCAGAAGTAATTAAAGCTATGAGAGAAGTTGTTGAAAAAGGTGGTTATGGTACATCTGTAACTCCTGTTTCACAATTCTATTGGCAACAAGCATATGCAAATGTAATGTTTGGACCATGGAAACAAATAGCACCAGGTTATGGGAAAATGGTACTTGGATATTTTGGTAAAACTCCAGTTGCTCCAGATGAAAAAATTGTTGCATTAGCAGCAGAAAAATTAAAAATGGAACCAACTAAAGAAAATCCTTTAGATATTGCAGATAGAGATGAAAAGAAAAAAATATCTGTTTGGAAACAAAGATTAGAAATAGAAGGTATTGAAGCAAGTGAAGAAAACATATTTATTGCAGCAGCTTGTGATGAAAAAGGTATTGCCTTCTTAAAAGGTGAATCACCATTAAATATTAGAAAAAATGATTCAGCTTGTGAAAATGATAAAGATTGTAATTTAGGAGAAAATAAGAATATGAGTAATGCAAATGGAAATTATACAGTAGTTGTAGATGGTCAAAAGTTTAATGTGTCAATTGCAGAAGGTAATGCTGATATACAAGTAACTCCAGTTACTTCAAATTCTAATACAGCTTCAGCTCCAGTTAGTTCAAATGGTGAAGGAGTAGAAGTACCTGCAGTTGTAAATGGTGCCGTATGGAAAATTCTTGTAAAAGAAGGTGATAAAGTTGAAAAAGATCAACAAATTATGATTTTAGAAGCTATGAAAATGGAAATTGATATTAATGCACCTGAGGCTGGTACTATTACTAAAATTTTAGTTGCAGCAAATGATGCTGTTGAAGAAGGACAAACTTTAGCCATTATTGGTTAA